AAGTATCTTTGCAATTCTTTATCTCCTTCAAGGTCTCCACGACCTCCTCCATTTTCGGCCTCATGTCCTTCTCAAGCTGCAAACACCTGAAAGCTAACTCTGCTACTGAAGTTGTCATCCTCCAAACCTCGGTATCTGATTTGTATTCAAGAGATGGATCAATCAACTCATCAAACGCACATTTCTGAATCCTGTTTATTGCCAAGTTAGCTAGATTGATCTCATGCCTGTGCCTGCTTATGTCGACTGCTGGCATTGATGATATGAGCTCAATGAGGACGACACCAAAGCTATAAACATCACTTTTATCGGTAAGCTGGTAGCATTGATGATACTCTGGATCCACGTACCCAGGAGTCCCCTGTGGAGCAGTTGAGATATGACTGACATCATTTGGGAACAGCCTGGAAAGTCCAAAATCTGCAACTTTGACACAGAAGTTATGATCAAGGAGTATGTTATTAGTCTTCACATCACGGTGAATAATATCTGAATTGTGGAGATAGGCCAACGCATCAGCGGTTTCAATGGCAACATTCATCCTGTGTTGCCAGGTGAGGTGCTTATCCTTGGCTCTATCACCATGGAGATGATCGGCAACTGTGCCATTAGGAATGTACTCATAAACAAGGAGGAGTTCACGACAACGTCTAGAAGTGCAGCCATATAGAGTAACAAGATTCCGGTGCCTCAGACGGGTtagaatttgaatttcattcaTGAATTGCTCCATTCGCTTGAAGTTGTGCTCATAAAGACGCTTAACTGCTACTTCTCTTCCATCGCGAAGCTTGCCTGGATTGCAGAGAACGAAAAATTGGCTACAAAATTAGATGCTATATATCATATAGTTTGTTGACAAATCATCTATATGTTAGGTTGTTGCAACTCAGAATTCATAGTCTTGAGACAGAATTTTTCACAGTTTTGAGTTCCTTACCAAAGTATACAGTTCCAAAACCTCCGTCTCCAAGTTCTTTAGAGGCATCAAAACTATTAGTAGCTTCTTCAAGTTCAGAGTAGGAGAAGACGGGCACTCCAAAGTAAACGCTGCCACCTTCAAGGTCCAGATTTGAGGAGGGTTCTGAAGTGTTTCTTGAGAGGAAGTACGAGGCGAAATTCATCTTGTTCTTGCGGTGCCGAATAAAAAGGAGCGCCAGGACTATAACTATGGATGCACTAATAGGTAAAactgaaaaacataaaaaaaaagcaCATTTCAAGATCATGCTACCTCAAATTTGGTTTTGACACTTAATTTGCTGGGGAACAAAATGACGAGAGAAAGATCAATTTCTTGGATAGTTTTGAGGCGTAATTGTACTTCTAAACCACATACAGCATTGTAGTAACAGTGAGTATGTATGTACCTATGGGCAGAATGACTTTCAAGTTCTTCTTTCCTGCATTAAGAGTTAATCAAAGCAAAGGGGGTCAGTTCGGGCACAAGAATAGATGAGGGACTATATACTGCATCCAGAATGATAAAcaatcaagaaagaagattgtaaAATTGCCAACTAAGAAACAAATGCAGGCAGAACAAATCAGTAAAATAGTATTAATATGCCTTTTTTAGGATAGACACAATGCGGAACCCAGCTCTGACTCCATTCAATCCGACACTCGTGTCCTTCAAGTTGACAATTAGAGCAATCTTCAGAGAGATGCCACTCAAGATCGAACTCAGCAGTCAATAACTGAAACAAGTCGGCGTTCTCTGAGTAATCATGCCGGGAGACTACGGGAAGAGTGACATTTTTACAGAGTGATTGAATGTCTCCACCGAGGTTCACTGGTGGAGCGTGATGTTCTGGATTTTGATAGTAAATGATGAAGCCATTATTAGGTTCACCACAATTGTCATATTGTTTGTATCCGCTGAAAGAATCAGCCAGCTTCTGGCTTGTTTCGGGGCTTCTCTTGCATCCGTAGAGCGCAATATTTGGCAGAATCGAATATGAAATGGAAGAATAGTTCGTAAGAGGCATAACACCAAAGTCGAAATATTCGCAAGATTTTACAGCCAAAAGATGCTCAAGCTTGTAGTCGTGAAGCCTGATCACAGAGTTGCGCATATCTAAAGCTTCAACCCATAGATCTAGTCCTGGCGCTCCTTTTTATTCGGCACCGCAAGAACAAGATGAATTTCGCCTCGTACTTCCTCTCAAGAAACACTTCAGAACCCTCCTCAAATCTGGACCTTGAAGGTGGCAGCGTTTACTTTGGAGTGCCCGTCTTCTCCTACTCTGAACTTGAAGAAGCTACTAATAGTTTTGATGCCTCTAAAGAACTTGGAGACGGAGGTTTTGGAACTGTATACTTTGGTAAGGAACTCAAAACTGTGAAAAATTCTGTCTCAAGACTATGAATTCTGAGTTGCAACAACCTAACATATAGATGATTTGTCAACAAACTATATGATATATAGCATCTAATTTTGTAGCCAATTTTTCGTTCTCTGCAATCCAGGCAAGCTTCGCGATGGAAGAGAAGTAGCAGTTAAGCGTCTTTATGAGCACAACTTCAAGCGAATGGAGCAATTCAtgaatga
The nucleotide sequence above comes from Coffea arabica cultivar ET-39 unplaced genomic scaffold, Coffea Arabica ET-39 HiFi ptg000200l, whole genome shotgun sequence. Encoded proteins:
- the LOC140032826 gene encoding LEAF RUST 10 DISEASE-RESISTANCEUS RECEPTOR-LIKE PROTEIN KINASE-like 1.1, producing MRNSVIRLHDYKLEHLLAVKSCEYFDFGVMPLTNYSSISYSILPNIALYGCKRSPETSQKLADSFSGYKQYDNCGEPNNGFIIYYQNPEHHAPPVNLGGDIQSLCKNVTLPVVSRHDYSENADLFQLLTAEFDLEWHLSEDCSNCQLEGHECRIEWSQSWVPHCVYPKKGKKNLKVILPIVLPISASIVIVLALLFIRHRKNKMNFASYFLSRNTSEPSSNLDLEGGSVYFGVPVFSYSELEEATNSFDASKELGDGGFGTVYFGKLRDGREVAVKRLYEHNFKRMEQFMNEIQILTRLRHRNLVTLYGCTSRRCRELLLVYEYIPNGTVADHLHGDRAKDKHLTWQHRMNVAIETADALAYLHNSDIIHRDVKTNNILLDHNFCVKVADFGLSRLFPNDVSHISTAPQGTPGYVDPEYHQCYQLTDKSDVYSFGVVLIELISSMPAVDISRHRHEINLANLAINRIQKCAFDELIDPSLEYKSDTEVWRMTTSVAELAFRCLQLEKDMRPKMEEVVETLKEIKNCKDTSIDKTDETDEKAVESRKATVASPESEDIVLLKNVKCPSSPNSVADVWASSSSTTSASR